A single region of the Acipenser ruthenus chromosome 57, fAciRut3.2 maternal haplotype, whole genome shotgun sequence genome encodes:
- the LOC117407605 gene encoding E3 SUMO-protein ligase ZBED1-like, with product MDQPHSKEVSEMEAAHISPELPVRWVVSADRTVEIKEEVTELGCDQANERILQEETPPSSVTERDTSIKLSELEPVPIQEESPVLEPVPVKPEAVKREALLNEGETSHDLYSNGEDGAELGSIQRKRRISQLETIQTHPSSQQQPRASRMHAPPSSSTNRFRVAASNHRDKERQCGALTSSHSKEKEELVPKKCSSSAVWAFFGFKSSDFKQSTILCKKCWKVVPAKGGNTSNLFHHLRHRHPVEYSKCIEKRSSDKPTKHSVIENQTPISESISNVAPYEPDSKRWKQITDAVTYFIAKDMVPIYTVEKEGFKKLLKMIDKKYQLPSRKYFSETALPALYDDCREQVAEALTRVQFFASTTDLWSSQTTEPYISLTVHYIDPDWKLCTKCLQTSYFPEDHTGEAIAQGLRDALSAWGLREELQICITTDSRSDVVKAAQLNAWKRLQCFGHRLHLAIENSVKGDKRIDHAIGVCKKLVSTFSCSWKKRKALSVAQAELSLPQHQLVTETPTRWGSRQRMIQRVLEQEEAIAQVLTADRKTRNLVPTWQDADVLRSLNKALSPLVAFTDVLSCENYVSVSYVKPVLHLLNNNILAVEEDDTELTKSIKEKILSYLNLKYSSTDTQDLLDVSSFIDPRFKVQYISEDRVAAIKARVVSEVESLLQQDKSFAAGASNTETESQEAPAKKLKTLGSLFKANTSGPRASKLVSEKDKIVLELNHYLLTPLADSESDPLIWWKAQQTNFPRLCKLAQKYLCIPATSAACERVFSTCGNIVTCKQTRLKPDTVDKLVFLAKNI from the exons ATGGATCAGCCTCACTCAAAGGAAGTTTCtgagatggaagcagctcacatcagcccagagcttcctgttcgatgggttgtttctgcagacaggactgttgagatcaaggaggaagtgactgagctggggtgtgaccaggccaatgagcggatcctgcaggaggaaacACCACCTTCTAGCGTcactgagagag ataccAGTATAAAGCTTTCTGAACTGGAACCTGTCCCCATtcaagaggagagtcctgtacttgAACCTGTCCCTGTTAAACCAGAAGCAGTCAAGCGTGAGGCTTTATTAAATGAAGGAGAGACATCTCATGACTTGTATAGTAATGGAGAGGATGGGGCTGAGCTGGGTTCCATTCAGAGGAAACGGCGCATCTCCCAGCTGGAGACTATCCAAACACATCCTTCATCACAACAGCAACCAAG GGCTTCCCGTATGCACGCCCCGCCATCGTCCTCGACTAATCGCTTCAGGGTGGCGGCGAGTAACCACAGAGATAAAGAGCGACAGTGTGGAGCGTTAACTTCGTCTCATTCAAAGGAGAAAGAGGAGCTTGTTCCAAAGAAATGCTCGTCTTCAGCAGTTTGGGCTTTTTTCGGATTCAAATCGTCCGATTTTAAGCAAAGTACCATACTTTGTAAAAAATGTTGGAAAGTCGTGCCAGCCAAAGGAGGCAACACATCAAACCTATTTCATCACCTGAGACACCGACATCCAGTggagtacagtaaatgcattgaaaAACGATCCTCTGACAAGCCTACTAAACACTCGGTCATCGAAAACCAAACCCCGATCTCTGAATCCATTTCTAATGTTGCGCCCTATGAGCCAGACAGTAAACGATGGAAACAGATTACCGATGCAGTAACCTATTTCATTGCCAAAGACATGGTTCCTATCTACACTGTAGAAAAAGAAGGCTTTAAAAAGTTGTTGAAAATGATCGACAAGAAATATCAGCTGCCAAGTCGCAAGTATTTTTCAGAAACGGCTTTGCCAGCTTTGTACGATGACTGTCGTGAGCAAGTAGCCGAAGCGCTGACCCGCGTACAATTCTTTGCAAGTACCACCGACCTGTGGTCAAGCCAGACCACTGAGCCATACATCAGCCTAACTGTACACTACATTGATCCTGATTGGAAATTATGCACAAAGTGCCTACAAACCTCGTACTTCCCTGAGGATCACACTGGTGAAGCAATCGCACAGGGTCTGCGAGATGCTCTGTCTGCCTGGGGCCTGAGGGAAGAGCTGCAAATCTGCATCACCACAGACAGCAGGTCAGATGTCGTCAAAGCTGCACAACTAAATGCATGGAAGAGACTCCAGTGCTTTGGACACAGGCTTCACCTTGCCATCG aaaacagcGTGAAAGGTGATAAGCGCATAGACCATGCCATTGGTGTGTGTAAGAAGCTGGTGAGCACCTTCTCATGCAGctggaagaaaagaaaagcaCTGAGTGTAGCACAAGCTGAGCTCAGTCTTCCTCAGCACCAGCTGGTAACAGAAACACCCACTCGCTGGGGATCACGTCAACGAATGATCCAAAGGGTGCTGGAACAGGAAGAAGCAATCGCACAAGTCCTGACTGCTGACCGAAAAACCAGGAACTTGGTGCCTACATGGCAGGACGCCGATGTGCTTCGGTCATTGAATAAGGCTTTGAGCCCACTGGTGGCCTTCACAGACGTTCTGTCATGTGAAAACTATGTCAGTGTCTCCTATGTCAAACCTGTTTTGCATCTGCTTAACAACAATATTCTTGCTGTTGAGGAAGATGACACTGAACTCACCAAGTCAATCAAAGAGAAGATTCTGAGTTACCTCAACTTGAAGTATTCCAGTACAGACACCCAAGATCTACTTGATGTTTCATCTTTTATCGACCCTAGGTTCAAAGTGCAGTACATCAGTGAGGACAGGGTTGCAGCAATCAAAGCTAGAGTGGTGTCGGAGGTGGAATCTCTTCTCCAGCAGGACAAGAGCTTTGCTGCCGGAGCCAGTAACACTGAAACCGAATCTCAGGAAGCACCTGCTAAGAAACTGAAGACCTTGGGTAGCCTATTCAAGGCAAACACGTCGGGACCTCGTGCCTCCAAGCTAGTGTCTGAAAAAGACAAAATTGTACTAGAACTAAATCATTATCTACTTACTCCTTTGGCTGACAGTGAATCGGATCCATTGATCTGGTGGAAAGCTCAGCAGACCAACTTCCCTAGACTCTGCAAACTTGCACAGAAGTATTTGTGCATACCAGCAACAAGTGCTGCATGTGAGAGAGTTTTCAGTACCTGTGGTAACATTGTTACATGCAAACAGACAAGACTGAAACCTGATACTGTTGACAAACTCGTGTTTTTGgcaaaaaacatataa
- the LOC131724813 gene encoding gastrula zinc finger protein XlCGF8.2DB-like has protein sequence MPKTEAQEGPRIEAVYTLQESFHQEWCASLKQVTELTCVKDEEVPRLECVPIKEEFIEQECVPIKEEVPTENNVCTLEENNQLGSSLCDDCPPECEVEFGGNLPGEKSHCCTECGKRFGFILLLKRHQRIHTGEKPYLCTECGKRFTQLGNLQSHQRLHTGEKPHHCTECGRSFTRLENLKSHQRIHTGEKPFHCTECGKRFTQLGNLQSHQRLHTGEKPHHCTECGRSFTRLENLKSHQRIHTGEKPYHCTECGRSFTHLGSLRSHQRLHTGEKPYHCTKCGRSFTQLENLQSHQHIHAGEKPYQCTECGKRFTKLGNLQTHQRTHTGEKPYQCTECGRSFTQLGSLKIHQKKMHQKSFSH, from the exons ATGCCTAAAactgaagcacaggaggggccaaggatagaagcagtttacacactGCAGGAGTCCTTTcaccaggagtggtgtgcaagtctaaagcaggttacagagctgacctgtgttaaagatgaagaggtccctcgactggaatgtgttcctattaaagaggaattcatagaacaggaatgtgtccccatcaaagaggaagttcctactgaaaataatgtctgtacacttgaggagaacaaccagctgggatccagcctgtgtgatgattgtccacctgaatgtgaaGTGGAATTTGgag GAAATCTCCCAGGAGAGAAATCTCATTGCTGCacagagtgtgggaagagatttggCTTTATATTGctccttaaaagacaccagcgcattcacacaggagagaaaccttatctcTGCAccgagtgtgggaagagattcacacagttaggaaatcttcaatcacaccagcgccttcacacaggagagaaaccgcatcactgcactgagtgtgggaggagtttcacgcGATTAGAAAATCTTaaatcacaccagcgcattcacacaggagagaaaccttttcactgcactgagtgtgggaagagattcacacagttaggaaatcttcaatcacaccagcgccttcacacaggagagaaaccgcatcactgcactgagtgtgggaggagtttcacgcGATTAGAAAATCTTaaatcacaccagcgcattcacacaggagagaaaccttatcactgcactgagtgtgggaggagtttcacacATTTAGGAAGTCTTCGATCACATCAGCgtcttcacacaggagagaaaccttatcactgcacaaagtgtgggaggagtttcacacagttagaaaatcttcaatcacaccagcacattcacgcaggagagaaaccttatcaatgcacagagtgtgggaagagattcacaaagttaggaaatcttcaaacacaccagcgcactcacacaggagagaaaccttatcagtgcactgagtgtgggaggagtttcacgcAGTTAGGTTCTTTGAAAATACACCAGAAGAAAATGCACcagaagagtttcagtcactga